From one Marmota flaviventris isolate mMarFla1 chromosome 1, mMarFla1.hap1, whole genome shotgun sequence genomic stretch:
- the LOC114107848 gene encoding zinc finger protein 26-like, protein MDVTNLSHGGLLPVDPVYSHEDETEEESLVADCLRNDQDSVSIEDVAVEFTQEELTLEDPTQRKTHNDVTVKNCKNLATVGCQTLIKPSPASSLEEEEELMTMHTGVLQELDMQLKTKDSALQQNFLTEHTSSDIQLDSVTFEDVAVDFTQEEWTSLDPTQRNLYKDVMLENFQNLSTVGRQLLKPSLISWLEEEVQLTIVERGILQEWEMHLQTKGTALQQDVFWSDTSNGIQLARSHNGEEHCDSKQVGKVFSEHSFLQTYASTPNKENTSECNTYGKNFLPLLNNTSTEERRSMLNQCVKPFTLTPDVYQKKFTDDKSFECSDCGKTFVNETHLQAHSRIHNGENIYKLEQCGKTSTNSTSPDGCVEMPTVKKYYECKKCEKFFTHPLYLNIHMQNHTVEKPYDCKECGKAFTKRSSLIVHLREHTREKSYECKECGKAFLQPSRLAEHMRSHTGEKPFQCEQCGNAFASSSYLTTHLRTHTGEKPFECDICGKAFTRSSYLVGHIRTHTGEKPYECKVCGKAFSGRSWLTIHLRNHTGEKPYGCTECQKAFTSFAQLTEHTKTHTGEKPFQCKVCARTFRNSSCLKTHFRIHTGIKPYKCNYCGKDFTARSGLTKHVLTHNGEKPYDCKECGKAFSTSSALVEHIRIHTGEKPFECYHCGKALAHSSSLVGHLRTHTGEKPFECNMCEKAFSTSSHLRIHMRTHTGEKPYECKECGKTFPERSCLTKHLRTHTGERPYECKECGKAFTSFSQLNVHIKTHSSEKPFQCKVCTKSFRNSSSLETHFRIHTGIKPYKCNYCGKDFTARSGLTIHLRNHTGEKSYACQECGKAFTTSSGLIAHIRSHKGEKPFECDHCGKAFASSSYLNVHLKIHTGEKLFQCTVCGKTFTCSSYLPVHMRTHTGEKPFQCIICGKSFLWSSYLRVHMRIHTGEKPYVCKYCGKAFTEHSGLNKHLRKHTGEKPYEYKECEDPFISSSDINEQENSLNVRNSENLFGSPLDP, encoded by the exons GATTCAGTGAGcattgaggatgtggctgtggaATTCACCCAGGAGGAGTTGACTTTAGAGGACCCAACTCAGAGAAAAACACATAATGATGTGACAGTGAAGAACTGTAAGAACTTGGCCACAGTAG GATGTCAGACGCTTATCAAACCCAGCCCTGCATCTTCcttggaagaagaggaagagttgATGACCATGCACACAGGAGTTCTCCAAG AATTGGATATGCAACTAAAAACCAAAGATTCAGCACTTCAGCAGAATTTTTTGACTGAACATACCTCCAGTGATATACAACTA GATTCAGTGACCTTTGAAGATGTGGCTGTGGACTTTACCCAGGAGGAGTGGACTTCACTGGACCCAACTCAGAGAAACCTTTATAAagatgtgatgctggagaacttCCAGAACTTGTCTACAGTAG GACGTCAGCTGTTGAAACCCAGCCTGATTTCTTGGTTGGAGGAAGAAGTGCAGTTGACAATAGTAGAACGAGGCATTCTTCAAG AATGGGAGATGCACCTTCAAACCAAAGGGACAGCACTTCAGCAGGATGTGTTTTGGTCAGATACATCAAATGGGATACAGCTG GCAAGAAGCCACAATGGAGAAGAACACTGTGACTCTAAGCAAGTTGGAAAAGTTTTTAGTGAACACTCATTCCTTCAGACATATGCAAGTACTCCTAATAAAGAGAACACTTCAGAGTGTAATACCTATGGAAAAAACTTCCTTCCATTGCTCAACAACACCTCTACTGAAGAAAGACGTTCTATGTTGAACCAGTGTGTAAAACCTTTTACCTTGACTCCAGATGTTTACCAGAAAAAATTTACTGATGATAAATCCTTTGAATGCAGTGACTGTGGGAAAACCTTTGTTAATGAGACACATCTTCAGGCACATAGCAGAATTCACAATGGAGAAAATATCTACAAATTGGAACAGTGTGGGAAAACTTCTACTAATTCCACAAGCCCCGATGGGTGTGTTGAAATGCCCACTGTAAAAAAATACTATGAAtgtaagaaatgtgaaaaattctTTACACATCCTCTTTACCTTAATATTCATATGCAAAACCACACTGTGGAGAAACCTTACGattgtaaggaatgtgggaaagccttcaccaAGCGCTCAAGCTTAATTGTACATTTACGAGAACACACTCGGGAAAAGTCCTATGAGTgcaaggaatgtgggaaagccttcctTCAACCCTCACGCCTTGCTGAACATATGAGAAgtcacacaggagagaaaccctTTCAGTGTGAACAATGTGGAAACGCCTTTGCCTCTTCATCTTATCTTACTACACATttgagaactcacactggagaaaagccctttGAGTGTGACATATGTGGGAAAGCATTTACACGTTCCTCTTACCTGGTGGGTCACATACGAACTCACACTGGGGAGAAACCATATGAATGTAAAgtatgtgggaaagccttcagtggGCGTTCATGGCTTACTATACACTTACGAAaccatactggggagaagccctatggaTGTACAGAGTGTCAGAAAGCCTTCACCAGCTTTGCTCAACTTACTGAACATACAAAAACTCACACTGGCGAGAAACCCTTTCAGTGTAAGGTATGTGCAAGAACCTTTAGAAATTCCTCCTGCCTTAAGACCCACTTTCGAATTCACACTGGAAtaaaaccctacaaatgtaattATTGTGGGAAAGACTTCACTGCACGCTCAGGCCTCACTAAGCAtgtgctaacacacaatggggagAAGCCATATGATTgcaaggaatgtgggaaagccttcagtacATCTTCAGCCCTTGTTGAACATATAAgaattcatacaggagagaagccctttGAATGTTACCACTGTGGTAAAGCCTTGGCTCATTCCTCATCTCTTGTTGGACATttgagaactcacactggagagaagccctttgAGTGTAACATGTGTGAGAAAGCATTTTCAACTTCATCCCACCTTCGCATTCACATgcgaactcacactggagagaaaccttatgaatgtaaggaatgtgggaaaaccTTCCCTGAACGCTCATGCCTTACTAAGCACTTAAGAACACATACTGGGGAGagaccctatgaatgtaaggaatgtgggaaggcgTTCACTAGCTTTTCTCAACTTAATGTGCACATAAAAACTCACAGTAGTGAGAAGCCCTTTCAGTGTAAGGTATGCACAAAATCATTTAGAAATTCTTCATCCCTTGAGACCCACTTTCGAATTCACACTGGAATAAAACCCTATAAATGCAATTATTGTGGAAAGGACTTTACTGCACGCTCAGGCCTTACTATACATCTACGAAATCACACTGGGGAGAAATCATATGCATGccaggaatgtgggaaagccttcactacTTCCTCAGGCCTTATTGCACACATAAGGAGTCATAAGGGGGAGAAACCCTTCGAATGTGACCACTGTGGGAAAGCCTTTGCTTCTTCCTCGTATCTTAATGTCCATTtgaaaattcatactggagaaaagctctTTCAGTGTACGGTGTGTGGAAAAACATTTACATGTTCTTCTTACCTTCCGGTCCACATGCGAACTCATACTGGTGAGAAGCCCTTTCAGTGTATAATATGTGGAAAGTCATTTCTGTGGTCCTCTTATCTTCGGGTTCACAtgcgaatccacactggagagaaaccctatgtaTGTAAGTACTGTGGAAAAGCCTTTACCGAGCATTCAGGCCTTAATAAACATTTgcgaaaacacactggagagaaaccatatgAATATAAGGAATGTGAGGATCCCTTCATTAGTTCTTCTGACATTAATGAACAGGAAAACTCTTTGAATGTAAGGAATTCAGAAAATCTTTTTGGAAGTCCTCTTGATCCTTAG